One window from the genome of [Mycobacterium] stephanolepidis encodes:
- a CDS encoding SRPBCC family protein: MKDNPINLESAVLDDANDIATILLDHFYPHPPARVWSVMACPDAMEEWLMDPIGFRPQVGTRFRFKAFPLPMADFSGALSCEVLAATPNRVLSIRWWDMKSSKQRVSTVTWTLHEVPGGTMVTFRHEGFDLSDSASRIYRKISELGWPGTMGRLGRCIDTAPCAENRPPHRLVTDVSA; this comes from the coding sequence ATGAAAGATAACCCCATCAATCTGGAGAGTGCCGTGCTCGACGACGCGAACGACATCGCCACCATTCTTCTCGACCATTTCTATCCGCATCCGCCCGCGCGGGTGTGGAGCGTGATGGCGTGCCCCGACGCCATGGAGGAATGGCTGATGGACCCGATCGGATTTCGACCCCAGGTCGGAACCCGGTTTCGTTTCAAAGCGTTCCCCCTGCCCATGGCCGACTTCTCGGGCGCGCTGTCCTGCGAGGTCCTCGCGGCTACCCCGAACAGGGTGCTGTCGATCCGCTGGTGGGATATGAAATCGTCCAAGCAGAGGGTGTCGACGGTGACGTGGACACTGCACGAGGTTCCGGGCGGCACCATGGTCACGTTCCGGCATGAAGGGTTCGATCTCAGCGATTCCGCGTCGCGTATCTACCGGAAGATCTCCGAGCTTGGTTGGCCCGGGACGATGGGTCGGCTCGGGCGATGTATCGACACCGCACCGTGCGCCGAGAATCGGCCTCCGCATCGTCTGGTCACCGATGTATCCGCCTGA
- a CDS encoding TetR/AcrR family transcriptional regulator — MATSTNTARRGRRRGEAVSREHVLDVAKRSFAERGYEKTTIRGVARDAGIDPSMVVYLFGSKDELFRQSIQLVIDPNELVLAIRDGEGTVGQRFVNAYLSMWEQAGTVDTMLAILQSATTNDDAHRAFRDFMQNYVLAAISEELGGGPEVRTRFALAATSMVGTALLRYALKIDPLVALTREQMVAILAPTVDRYLTADASELGLLS; from the coding sequence ATGGCAACCAGCACGAATACCGCCCGGCGGGGTCGGCGTCGCGGGGAAGCGGTCTCGCGGGAGCATGTGCTCGACGTTGCGAAGCGCTCATTCGCCGAGCGCGGTTACGAGAAGACGACCATCAGGGGCGTCGCCCGCGATGCGGGTATCGATCCGTCGATGGTCGTGTACCTCTTCGGATCAAAGGATGAGCTGTTTCGTCAGTCGATCCAGCTGGTGATCGATCCCAACGAGTTGGTGCTCGCCATTCGCGATGGTGAGGGCACGGTCGGCCAGCGCTTCGTCAACGCGTACCTGTCCATGTGGGAACAGGCGGGCACGGTCGACACGATGCTCGCGATCCTGCAGTCCGCCACCACCAACGACGATGCGCATCGCGCGTTTCGGGATTTCATGCAGAACTACGTGTTGGCGGCGATCAGCGAGGAGCTGGGTGGGGGTCCGGAGGTGAGGACGCGATTCGCGCTGGCGGCCACCTCGATGGTCGGGACCGCGCTCCTGCGATACGCACTCAAGATCGATCCATTGGTGGCGTTGACCAGGGAGCAGATGGTCGCCATATTGGCTCCCACCGTCGATCGGTATCTCACCGCCGATGCATCCGAATTAGGTTTGCTTAGCTAA